In Plectropomus leopardus isolate mb chromosome 17, YSFRI_Pleo_2.0, whole genome shotgun sequence, the DNA window NNNNNNNNNNNNNNNNNNNNNNNNNNNNNNNNNNNNNNNNNNNNNNNNNNNNNNNNNNNNNNNNNNNNNNNNNNNNNNNNNNNNNNNNNNNNNNNNNNNNNNNNNNNNNNNNNNNNNNNNNNNNNNNNNNNNNNNNNNNNNNNNNNNNNNNNNNNNNNNNNNNNNNNNNNNNNNNNNNNNNNNNNNNNNNNNNNNNNNNNNNNNNNNNNNNNNNNNNNNNNNNNNNNNNNNNNNNNNNNNNNNNNNNNNNNNNNNNNNNNNNNNNNNNNNNNNNNNNNNNNNNNNNNNNNNNNNNNNNNNNNNNNNNNNNNNNNNNNNNNNNNNNNNNNNNNNNNNNNNNNNNNNNNNNNNNNNNNNNNNNNNNNNNNNNNNNNNNNNNNNNNNNNNNNNNNNNNNNNNNNNNNNNNNNNNNNNNNNNNNNNNNNNNNNNNNNNNNNNNNNNNNNNNNNNNNNNNNNNNNNNNNNNNNNNNNNNNNNNNNNNNNNNNNNNNNNNNNNNNNNNNNNNNNNNNNNNNNNNNNNNNNNNNNNNNNNNNNNNNNNNNNNNNNNNNNNNNNNNNNNNNNNNNNNNNNNNNNNNNNNNNNNNNNNNNNNNNNNNNNNNNNNNNNNNNNNNNNNNNNNNNNNNNNNNNNNNNNNNNNNNNNNNNNNNNNNNNNNNNNNNNNNNNNNNNNNNNNNNNNNNNNNNNNNNNNNNNNNNNNNNNNNNNNNNNNNNNNNNNNNNNNNNNNNNNNNNNNNNNNNNNNNNNNNNNNNNNNNNNNNNNNNNNNNNNNNNNNNNNNNNNNNNNNNNNNNNNNNNNNNNNNNNNNNNNNNNNNNNNNNNNNNNNNNNNNNNNNNNNNNNNNNNNNNNNNNNNNNNNNNNNNNNNNNNNNNNNNNNNNNNNNNNNNNNNNNNNNNNNNNNNNNNNNNNNNNNNNNNNNNNNNNNNNNNNNNNNNNNNNNNNNNNNNNNNNNNNNNNNNNNNNNNNNNNNNNNNNNNNNNNNNNNNNNNNNNNNNNNNNNNNNNNNNNNNNNNNNNNNNNNNNNNNNNNNNNNNNNNNNNNNNNNNNNNNNNNNNNNNNNNNNNNNNNNNNNNNNNNNNNNNNNNNNNNNNNNNNNNNNNNNNNNNNNNNNNNNNNNNNNNNNNNNNNNNNNNNNNNNNNNNNNNNNNNNNNNNNNNNNNNNNNNNNNNNNNNNNNNNNNNNNNNNNNNNNNNNNNNNNNNNNNNNNNNNNNNNNNNNNNNNNNNNNNNNNNNNNNNNNNNNNNNNNNNNNNNNNNNNNNNNNNNNNNNNNNNNNNNNNNNNNNNNNNNNNNNNNNNNNNNNNNNNNNNNNNNNNNNNNNNNNNNNNNNNNNNNNNNNNNNNNNNNNNNNNNNNNNNNNNNNNNNNNNNNNNNNNNNNNNNNNNNNNNNNNNNNNNNNNNNNNNNNNNNNNNNNNNNNNNNNNNNNNNNNNNNNNNNNNNNNNNNNNNNNNNNNNNNNNNNNNNNNNNNNNNNNNNNNNNNNNNNNNNNNNNNNNNNNNNNNNNNNNNNNNNNNNNNNNNNNNNNNNNNNNNNNNNNNNNNNNNNNNNNNNNNNNNNNNNNNNNNNNNNNNNNNNNNNNNNNNNNNNNNNNNNNNNNNNNNNNNNNNNNNNNNNNNNNNNNNNNNNNNNNNNNNNNNNNNNNNNNNNNNNNNNNNNNNNNNNNNNNNNNNNNNNNNNNNNNNNNNNNNNNNNNNNNNNNNNNNNNNNNNNNNNNNNNNNNNNNNNNNNNNNNNNNNNNNNNNNNNNNNNNNNNNNNNNNNNNNNNNNNNNNNNNNNNNNNNNNNNNNNNNNNNNNNNNNNNNNNNNNNNNNNNNNNNNNNNNNNNNNNNNNNNNNNNNNNNNNNNNNNNNNNNNNNNNNNNNNNNNNNNNNNNNNNNNNNNNNNNNNNNNNNNNNNNNNNNNNNNNNNNNNNNNNNNNNNNNNNNNNNNNNNNNNNNNNNNNNNNNNNNNNNNNNNNNNNNNNNNNNNNNNNNNNNNNNNNNNNNNNNNNNNNNNNNNNNNNNNNNNNNNNNNNNNNNNNNNNNNNNNNNNNNNNNNNNNNNNNNNNNNNNNNNNNNNNNNNNNNNNNNNNNNNNNNNNNNNNNNNNNNNNNNNNNNNNNNNNNNNNNNNNNNNNNNNNNNNNNNNNNNNNNNNNNNNNNNNNNNNNNNNNNNNNNNNNNNNNNNNNNNNNNNNNNNNNNNNNNNNNNNNNNNNNNNNNNNNNNNNNNNNNNNNNNNNNNNNNNNNNNNNNNNNNNNNNNNNNNNNNNNNNNNNNNNNNNNNNNNNNNNNNNNNNNNNNNNNNNNNNNNNNNNNNNNNNNNNNNNNNNNNNNNNNNNNNNNNNNNNNNNNNNNNNNNNNNNNNNNNNNNNNNNNNNNNNNNNNNNNNNNNNNNNNNNNNNNNNNNNNNNNNNNNNNNNNNNNNNNNNNNCAGCACAATGAGCATCACTAACTGTTTGatcttaataaaataaaataaaataaaataaaactgctttaatattacacatgcTTGTATCATTGtgacaaaatgtgcttttcaaaatcaagcaaaagaaaagaaaagaaaaatgatagaatttttttgtaataattaaccatgagggcccactttaatattacacacactcatatcactctctgcacaaaatgtgcttttcaagatcaaacttaataaaataaaatgaaaatgaaaaaacattttttttaattaaaccttcgggcctgctttaatattagaCATGcttgtatcgctctgcacacaaaaggcaattttcaaaatcaagcttaaaaaatacatacattacatttacattaatgttattttttaatttcgttgagtttaatttttaaaatcaacatcagtACTATTTATGAACACCAAATATTCATAGATTTTCTAAGCGTAAAACAATTAACTGCTTTTTCTCTGGGAAATATTTAAAGACTTTGAGTTACTTCTATCTTTCAGATGATACTGTATTTTATCACcaggatttatttttgttctctttgtgttgatcaaatgttgatttatttcCAGGAAGATATGTCATGAAAATCATGTAAACGTGGCTCAATACAGCAGAAAGTTTTCATCACACACAACCTTAAATCACCTCTCTTTATCACGTATTCAGAACATCTGCTGCCTTCTCACTGCTGCAGCCAACTGCAGGTAAACAGTCTCTGTTGATCTGCAGACTCAAGGTCAAGAGGTGAGCTGTGACCTACTAAAATTACACgtaattaaaaaagaacatcTTAAAATACAACTTATGATGCcatctttatttaatttagtgATTGCATTGGAAATTTGAACATTTGATATGTATTtctacacacaaaaatgcataaaaatggtTGACGACAGCTGCACaattaacattaattttctactatgttttcttgtttgtacAGTAAATGCATTTATCATCAGGtctaatgcaaaaaaaataactacaaatttACGCAACTACAAGAACACTGACAGGAACAAGAACACGTGGACTTACATGGTTCCCTTCAGTAGGTGTCCGGCAGAAAACAAACGTCCTGAGCAGATCATTACAGTTTAAATACCTGGGACATACTGTGATAGTGATCGGGTGTTAAAGAGGACAAAGACAGCTAGTGAACCTGGACTGGGAGGATGTGGTTTGCAAGAGACGGTAATCACGTTTTTGATGGTGAataatgtgtttctgttgtctgttcctacaaatcacagaaataaaggaaaaggaaataatGTTTGAAAAGGTTTCTGGGGAAGTAGGTTCGGTCGGCGTATGACAGCAGTTGCATATATTAACAGGAGAATTCGAGCATGAACGGACACACGCTCCTACTAGACTACAcacgtagaaatgtcctaaaatactaggaacatcctcaaatcctagaaatgtcctaaatttgtAGAAAggtccaaaaatccttgaaacatcgtaaaatcctagaaatatcatgaaattctcaaaatgtcctgaaatttcaagtatgtcctaaaatcctagaaacgtcatGAAACCCTAGAAAATgtataaatcctaaaaacatcctaaagtcctgaAAGTGTTCCAAAACCTTATagacatgctaaaatcctaaatgtcctaaaatcctagaaacatgtatggggctgctgccactgacctctgacccctgaacAGAGCCTGCTGAGTCTCTCTGCTGCACCTCGTCCACAACACACCTCCTCCCCTCAGCCCTCCCCAGCCCGactcagtcactcactcacacacacacacacacacacacacacacacaaacacacaggcaggcaggcaggtagATAAAAACCTGCGCAGAGACACTGTTGCTGATTGTGCTCTGAAACTGTAGTTGAGCTTTCGGGGATTCACACAGAGGAGCATCTCTGCAGCCGGACGCCTCGACGCGCTCAGACTCACTGCAGCAGGTAGAGCTTCACCCCTCAGTCCTCTCactgtcagcacacacacacacatacacacacacacacttgagcccttttttgtgctaaatttcagcTAAtattctctcctttttttaagtagacttttatagattttttgccaatataacTGAAATTTAACATGGTgctcttcacatttttttaacacaccttaaatcaaaaacaacaaaaaaataaaaatgaaatgacaataattaaagtaaaataaaatgaggatGAAAGTGTAcattttatgttacagtaacACACACTGTGGTTTTAATCTGTATGgctaaatgcagcacagagcGACGGTACTGGGTTTGCAGGATTACCGTAACAAAAATcaccacacttttttttacaaccttTGCACCAAAAATCACCTCCACACCGTGTGGCCAAGGTAACAGGATCAAATATTCACAAACTACAGTAATACTTtacaggattaaaaaaaagctgtgagGAGAGGTCTTGTGCTcagagctgcaggtgtgtggTCTGTTTCTCACTCCCACACTCACACCGACACACTGAACCACCACCTGCACGCTTCATATCTTACACACTTTTGAATATGTTTGAAAACGTGAGCGGTTTGGTGCAGGATGCGTTCGCTGTGTGCTTTGGGTGTCTTTGTGGCCCTGCTGCATGTGTCCAGCTGTCTGCGGCTGGGAGCCTTCAACATCAAGACGTTCGGGGACAAGAAAGCGTCCAACTCCACTCTGCTGAACTTCATCACCAAGGTCCGCAGCTGttctacattttgttttccacatttgcaagaaaatatattttgaaaggtGCTGTCCTGATAATCAGATGTGTGTTGTTTTGCGTTTTCAGATTGTGCGTCGCTACGACATCATTCTGATCCAGGAGGTCAGAGACAGCGACCTGTCGGCTACTGAGAAACTGATGGAGCACGTCAACAGGTAAGACTGAGCACACGCCACCTTACAGAGAGCGAATTACTACACACAGAGTATGGTGACATCGcataaactgtgtgtgtgtgtgtgtgtgtgtgtgtgtgttgttagaGGCTTTGATGTCAGGTACAGTCACATCTTCAGTGAGCCTCTGGGCCGCAGCTCCTACAAAGAGAGATACCTCTTCCTCTACAGGTAACATCATCACAACCATAAAACCATCATCAGTGAGCAGAAATAACTGTTTTAAAGGCTAATGTCCCTCAGCTCTGcacagtgtctctgtctctgtctctaatGTGAACAATAACTCATTATTAGTGTTGTTGCATAAACAGATAGGACACATTTAATGGCTGCATCCCAATCACCAGCTTCTACAAACTCCAGATTCACAACTTTATGTGGTGGATACGTTCAAACTTTATGTTTCTCTACATCTCAACAACTTTGCTGTTAATGTGctgttatgtttaggcacaaaaaccacttagttACATGACTTTAGAAACGGTGATATAAtacgtatgaaatgtacaaatataacgtatctgtgctttgcagaaacgtacaatggcaacattttcttgtgGTAAATGTGCAGGGAGCAGACGGTGTCTGTGGCTAAAAGCTACACCTACGATGACGGCTGCGAGCCCTGCGGCACCGACGTCTTCCACAGAGAGCCCTTCGTCGTCATGTTCTCCTTCAGACAAACTGGTGAGCTCACGCTCATTTTATCCTgcttagtattattattattagtagtagtagtattattattattatagatgGCACTCTGCGTCTGGTTCTCAcggtgccaaaaaaatacacttaaaaaactcaacagcgatgtTTCCAGAAATCGTGACTCGGTTACTCAGGATAGTCGTCACCGTAAACAGTTTTACACAAGAACTACTTTCTTTCTgctgaactacacctgccaacagTATCAACGcgcagaaggaagagtgcatctactgtTAGCACGGAGCTgtttaatgttacagctcagccaaggaggacgccattaaccctttgaaacctgagccacCTGGCatgaattcttttaaaaacatgggaaaaggcaagtGGCAATGAAAGCAGTGacacaaaaatttgcaagaaattagtgaaaagtataagaaaattacagaaatattagaaaaaaaagaaaagaaatgacctgggaaaagtggttaaaattataagaattttatGACTTAATGttgaatacataattataattgtaaatatagttacaattgtagttttttttcccttttgttcctagctttttaaaaataattctctaaatcaactaatttcaCACAATTTTGTTCTTTCCAAGgtaagtattgattttttaataaagaaactgcaccaatgtgctttgggttaaaatgttgaaattctTGTGACAGtagtctgaaagcagcacaaagatgaagtcgctccaggtttcacatgttaatgtttacatctcacgctGTCAGGAGCACGCGCCTTTCGTCCACGAGTAGACGCACGCTTCTGAAAATAACGAGCTTCGGTTTAATTCTACTGCACAGGAAGTGTGTCAGCTGCTACCACAtcgaaaaaaatcaccttttcttctcctcttcctccctcctgttTTCTAGCTTTGAAGAACTTTGTTCTGATCCCTCAGCACACCTCTCCGAAATCCGCAGTGAAGGAAGTGGACGCTCTCTACGATGTGGTGACTGATGTCCAAAACCGCTGGAACACCAATGTGAATActctccccacacacacacacacacacacacacacacacacacacacacacacacacacacacacagtgtgtcagatttaggggATTTAgcggcatctagtggtgaggactgcagattgtaACTGAGTGCAAAGTATGAACTCCTGAATTCCTTCACTGTTTAGGAGATTTGAACTGATGATTTTAACcataaaaacactaataaagcagttttgcgtcacaaatcagtgtttttctacaCTGCTCATCGTACAGGGACTACAACGGCTGACGCCAAAACTTCAGTGTCCCTCTGTCGgcggtgtttggtttgtccgttctgggccactgtagaaacatttcagtgcaacatggcgatctccgtagacgaggacccgctccttatgtagatataaacggctcattctatgAAAACACAACCTTATGTCTTAAAGTCTTATTTTCCGGTGATCatgcactaaagaaaacacacatattacGTTCCGTTTTTATCAATATATCCCCAAAATCTGACACACATCCGCTTTAAAATGTGGAGTCAAAGTAAAACGAACGGATATGAGATTAGTGTTTGAAGCACTGCGCTGTCCCTGCAGGACATCGTGCTGCTGGGCGACTTCAACGCCGGCTGTGACTATGTGTCGGGCTCTGACTGGCAGAGGATCCGCCTCTTCACCAACAAGAGCTTCCATTGGCTGATCGGCGACGAGGCCGACACCACGGTGTCACACACGCG includes these proteins:
- the dnase1 gene encoding deoxyribonuclease-1, with the protein product MRSLCALGVFVALLHVSSCLRLGAFNIKTFGDKKASNSTLLNFITKIVRRYDIILIQEVRDSDLSATEKLMEHVNRGFDVRYSHIFSEPLGRSSYKERYLFLYREQTVSVAKSYTYDDGCEPCGTDVFHREPFVVMFSFRQTALKNFVLIPQHTSPKSAVKEVDALYDVVTDVQNRWNTNDIVLLGDFNAGCDYVSGSDWQRIRLFTNKSFHWLIGDEADTTVSHTRCPYDRIVVTSDMMKGVVPSSAAVYDYMMDLGLGHSMALAVSDHFPVEVELIGRPAAAPAG